A window of Candidatus Nanoarchaeia archaeon contains these coding sequences:
- a CDS encoding OB-fold nucleic acid binding domain-containing protein, whose translation MPIKDLQPKQGNVDITAAVVDKETPRTWEKFGKQGRVCNARLKDDTGEIKLTLWNDEIDQVNKGDTIRITNGFVNEWQGEMQLTAGRFGKIEIIEKGKPQAESKQEDKPESDEPESDEEVSVDEEDVI comes from the coding sequence ATGCCAATCAAAGACCTCCAGCCAAAGCAGGGAAACGTGGACATCACTGCTGCTGTCGTTGACAAGGAGACCCCCCGGACTTGGGAGAAATTCGGCAAGCAGGGCAGGGTATGCAACGCCCGGCTTAAGGATGACACCGGCGAAATCAAGCTCACGCTCTGGAACGATGAAATTGACCAGGTCAATAAAGGAGACACCATCAGGATTACTAATGGCTTTGTGAATGAGTGGCAGGGCGAGATGCAGCTGACTGCAGGAAGGTTCGGCAAGATTGAGATCATAGAAAAAGGAAAGCCCCAGGCTGAATCGAAGCAGGAGGATAAGCCCGAATCCGATGAGCCCGAATCCGATGAAGAAGTCTCTGTTGATGAAGAAGACGTTATCTAA